From a single Tachypleus tridentatus isolate NWPU-2018 chromosome 6, ASM421037v1, whole genome shotgun sequence genomic region:
- the LOC143253467 gene encoding protein trapped in endoderm-1-like — MFQMAETAKLTIRNKDDPIYSNQSLNIEVKLMDSINQTTVLKEIIKYPRDVTIFAAVCCIIFIITGLLGNLLTILALCRSVKLRNATTAFVISLCTADFLFCAINLPLTASRYIHQSWLQGETLCSLFPFFFYGNVGASLMSMTLITINRFILINHHNLYDKVYQKHYVALMIVFSWIFSFAMLIPTLASAWGTFGLDEETFSCTILKRNGRSPKKFLFILGFLIPCIVIIVSYSCIFYKVRNSRKNIEAHSPVSPTTPTPLMKQSTQRKDEIRLTRMMLIIFCSFILCFLPLMIVNVFDSKVRYPSVHVIASVLAWMSSCINPFIYAVMNRHYRQAYRCLLCSKDRARRPSVITSFNRSNSSGSASKTVVSDVFIFPTKDAIKKKEKEKDENMM, encoded by the exons ATGTTTCAAATGGCGGAAACGGCGAAACTGACGATTCGAAATAAAGACGATCCTATTTATTCTAATCAGTCCCTTAACATCGAGGTAAAACTGATGGACAGTATAAACCAAACAACAGTCCTtaaagaaataatcaaatatCCACGTGACGTCACAATATTTGCTGCAGTCTGTTGTATCATATTCATTATTACAGGGTTGCTAGGTAACCTCCTCACAATTCTCGCCCTCTGTCGGAGTGTAAAGCTCAGAAACGCCACCACAGCGTTTGTAATTAGCCTTTGTACAGCCGACTTTTTATTTTGTGCGATCAATCTACCCCTAACGGCATCAAGGTACATACACCAATCTTGGTTGCAAGGTGAAACGTTGTGTTCTTTGTTCCCATTTTTTTTCTATGGGAACGTCGGCGCCTCCTTGATGTCCATGACACTGATTACCATCAATAG GTTCATCTTGATCAACCATCACAATCTGTACGATAAAGTCTACCAGAAACACTATGTGGCACTGATGATCGTCTTCAGTTGGATATTTAGTTTTGCAATGCTAATACCTACCTTAGCCAGTGCGTGGGGAACGTTTGGTTTGGACGAGGAGACGTTTTCGTGTACCATTCTCAAACGTAACGGTCGTTCTCCTAAGAAGTTTTTGTTCATCTTGGGTTTCCTGATTCCTTGTATTGTTATAATTGTCTCCTACTCCTGCATTTTTTACAAG GTACGAAACAGCCGAAAAAATATTGAAGCCCACAGCCCAGTCAGCCCGACAACCCCTACTCCCCTGATGAAACAAAGCACTCAACGAAAAGACGAAATCCGATTGACTCGAATGATGCTTATCATTTTTTGTTCGTTCATCCTTTGCTTTCTTCCCCTGATGATTGTCAACGTGTTCGATAGTAAAGTGag GTACCCTAGCGTTCATGTGATAGCTTCAGTCCTAGCGTGGATGTCTTCTTGCATCAATCCGTTTATTTACGCAGTCATGAACCGTCACTACCGCCAGGCCTACCGTTGTCTATTGTGTTCAAAGGATCGAGCCCGTCGACCTTCCGTTATTACAAGTTTCAACCGTTCTAACAGCTCGGGTTCTGCTTCTAAAACCGTTGTGTCCGATGTGTTCATCTTTCCCACCAAAGACGCcatcaagaagaaagaaaaagagaaggatgaaaatatgatgtaa